Proteins encoded within one genomic window of Raineyella fluvialis:
- a CDS encoding glycosyltransferase family 2 protein produces MSPLVSAVVPFCGVESYIGACLESIRAQTLADFEVILVDDGSEDRSAEIAAEVCAADPRFRVVTQQRRGPGPARNRGIAEADGHYLMFVDSDDLLAPRAFEQLTSSLEESGSDFAGAHVWRLGLQRGLETSWAHREPFAERLRRTGIREVPLLMRDRMVWNKMWRRTFWDERGYVFPEMLFEDFPIALRAHLEADAVDLLPDPVYVWRERPSRDSISQQGGQVANVRDRVAAALAVLDTVDALGGDELRELVHSHLVDVDVREVMGSLLDAAPADLAAIETLAADLGDRIDPGRVALAVPDLRVAYEALRTRDLDRVRGIARYRRGERTPEVLAAAGRTPRPLPVRAVRKGIGVAGRAVPTRPRQARLADLTVLPGAFHYRLTVPLAKPLAMIASARVSIGPVRPRVKASPLPGGVQLDVTVDTADLARLEHTTPLHVTVQAAPLLWDGGVAVAPEDLHGARRAGYWLQAVAPEGVLAFRRIRRIPVVDRLDLVDGVVRLHTDGLSGTIVVERPWPTPAVEVPIVDGIAFVTVSGLLAGDPPDDPVGRTALRRVLFRRDSTVAAEPMVLSGPGIAAVAEGRRVRLGRDTEGRLVLSHEPYGATEPPAAS; encoded by the coding sequence GTGAGCCCACTGGTGAGCGCCGTCGTGCCCTTCTGTGGGGTGGAGTCGTACATCGGGGCGTGCCTCGAGTCGATCCGCGCCCAGACCCTGGCCGACTTCGAGGTGATCCTCGTCGATGACGGCTCGGAGGACCGTTCCGCCGAGATCGCCGCCGAGGTCTGCGCGGCCGACCCCCGCTTCCGGGTCGTCACCCAGCAGCGCCGGGGACCTGGCCCGGCACGCAACCGGGGGATCGCCGAGGCCGACGGCCACTACCTCATGTTCGTCGACAGCGACGACCTGCTGGCGCCCCGCGCCTTCGAGCAGTTGACGAGCAGCCTCGAGGAGTCCGGGTCCGACTTCGCCGGCGCGCACGTCTGGCGGCTCGGCCTGCAGCGCGGTCTGGAGACCTCATGGGCGCATCGGGAACCGTTCGCCGAACGCCTGCGGCGCACCGGCATCCGTGAAGTGCCGCTGCTGATGCGCGACCGGATGGTGTGGAACAAGATGTGGCGGCGCACGTTCTGGGACGAGCGCGGCTACGTCTTCCCGGAGATGCTCTTCGAGGACTTCCCGATCGCCCTGCGGGCGCACCTCGAGGCCGACGCGGTCGACCTGTTGCCCGATCCCGTCTACGTCTGGCGGGAGCGGCCCAGCCGCGACTCCATCTCGCAACAGGGCGGCCAGGTCGCCAACGTCCGCGACCGGGTCGCGGCGGCCCTGGCGGTGCTCGACACCGTCGACGCGCTCGGCGGCGACGAACTGCGCGAACTGGTCCACAGCCACCTCGTCGACGTCGACGTCCGCGAGGTGATGGGCTCCCTGCTCGACGCGGCCCCGGCCGACCTGGCCGCCATCGAGACCCTCGCCGCCGACCTGGGCGACCGGATCGACCCCGGGCGCGTCGCCCTGGCAGTCCCGGACCTGCGGGTGGCGTACGAGGCGCTGCGCACTCGCGACCTCGACCGCGTCCGTGGCATTGCCCGCTACCGCCGGGGCGAGCGCACCCCCGAGGTCCTCGCCGCGGCCGGTCGGACACCGAGGCCACTGCCCGTCCGGGCGGTCCGCAAGGGGATCGGTGTCGCGGGCCGGGCCGTCCCCACCCGACCGCGCCAGGCGCGGCTGGCCGACCTCACCGTCCTGCCGGGCGCCTTCCACTACCGGCTGACCGTGCCGCTGGCGAAGCCCCTGGCGATGATCGCCTCGGCGCGGGTGAGCATCGGGCCCGTACGGCCGAGAGTGAAGGCATCGCCGTTGCCGGGTGGCGTTCAGCTCGACGTCACCGTCGACACCGCCGACCTCGCCCGGCTGGAGCACACCACGCCCCTGCACGTCACGGTCCAGGCCGCCCCGCTGCTGTGGGACGGCGGCGTCGCGGTCGCTCCCGAGGACCTGCACGGCGCCCGCCGCGCCGGCTACTGGCTGCAGGCGGTCGCGCCGGAGGGTGTGCTGGCGTTCCGGCGGATCCGGCGGATCCCGGTCGTCGACCGCCTCGACCTCGTTGACGGCGTGGTCCGGCTACACACCGACGGGCTCTCGGGGACCATCGTGGTCGAGCGCCCCTGGCCGACGCCGGCGGTCGAGGTGCCGATCGTCGACGGCATCGCGTTCGTCACCGTCAGCGGACTGCTCGCCGGCGACCCACCCGACGACCCGGTCGGCCGTACGGCGCTGCGGCGGGTGCTCTTCCGGCGCGACTCGACCGTCGCGGCCGAGCCGATGGTGCTCTCGGGCCCGGGGATCGCGGCCGTGGCCGAGGGCCGCCGGGTCCGCCTGGGCCGGGACACCGAGGGCCGCCTGGTGCTCAGCCATGAACCCTACGGGGCGACGGAACCCCCGGCCGCGAGCTGA
- the istA gene encoding IS21 family transposase, whose translation MNIRRFRVLHQAGATYAEIARECGCDWRTVRKYLTADALVGPPKAPPRAGTQPALITPFVSVVEGWLRADIGLKASVIHERLVAQYGFTGHYQRVKMFVATARPRISAELDADDENRLTGLHRRFETQPGVQAQVDWGDEGDLLAHVGIGHVYSFHMVLAHSRDPFCLFTTSTDLATFWEAHRAAFDHFGGVPAQIVYDRTKTVIKRHVAPRAPVPLHPEAAAFADHYGFDIDVLAAYRPTGKGKIERQVDIVRDHVVAGRRFDSLAELQTAFTDWLAIRRAQVHRTHGEVIAVRAEADRAALAPIPPHPYLVCESHLRRVGKDALVSFEASFYSVPAARIRPGQRVAVRAGADTLTIHTLTPDPDGTTLLTTHTRATRRGQWVIDPAHWDGLPDGHTRATVIELPTRPAAASVDGAGTGPLAAVVAHHRADVAVARRDLAAYQALAAGRGRA comes from the coding sequence ATGAACATCCGCCGTTTCCGCGTCCTGCACCAGGCAGGCGCGACGTATGCCGAGATCGCCCGTGAGTGCGGGTGTGACTGGCGCACCGTCCGTAAGTACCTGACGGCCGACGCTCTGGTCGGCCCTCCGAAGGCCCCGCCGAGGGCGGGGACCCAGCCGGCGCTGATCACCCCGTTCGTCTCGGTGGTCGAGGGCTGGCTGCGCGCCGATATCGGGTTGAAGGCCAGCGTGATCCATGAACGACTGGTCGCGCAGTACGGCTTCACCGGCCACTACCAGCGGGTGAAGATGTTCGTCGCGACGGCCCGGCCCCGGATCAGCGCCGAACTGGACGCCGACGACGAGAACCGGCTGACCGGCCTGCACCGTCGCTTCGAGACCCAGCCCGGGGTGCAGGCCCAGGTCGACTGGGGCGATGAGGGCGATCTGCTCGCCCATGTCGGGATCGGACACGTGTACTCCTTCCACATGGTCCTGGCACATTCCCGCGACCCGTTCTGCCTGTTCACGACCAGCACCGACCTGGCCACGTTCTGGGAGGCCCACCGCGCCGCGTTCGACCACTTCGGCGGGGTCCCGGCCCAGATCGTCTACGACCGCACCAAGACCGTGATCAAACGCCACGTCGCCCCCAGGGCGCCGGTCCCGCTCCATCCCGAGGCCGCGGCGTTCGCCGATCATTACGGCTTCGACATTGATGTCCTGGCCGCCTACCGGCCCACCGGCAAGGGCAAGATCGAACGCCAGGTCGACATCGTGCGCGACCACGTCGTCGCCGGGCGCCGGTTCGACTCCCTGGCCGAGCTCCAGACCGCTTTCACCGACTGGCTCGCGATCCGCCGCGCCCAGGTCCACCGCACCCACGGTGAAGTCATCGCCGTGCGCGCCGAGGCCGACCGCGCCGCCCTCGCGCCGATCCCGCCACACCCGTATCTGGTCTGTGAGTCCCACCTGCGCCGCGTCGGCAAGGACGCCCTGGTCTCCTTCGAAGCCAGCTTCTACTCGGTGCCCGCCGCCCGGATCCGGCCCGGCCAACGCGTCGCCGTCCGGGCCGGCGCCGACACCCTCACCATCCACACCCTGACCCCCGACCCCGACGGCACAACCCTGCTCACCACCCACACCCGCGCCACCCGCCGCGGGCAGTGGGTCATCGACCCGGCCCACTGGGACGGACTGCCCGACGGCCACACCCGCGCGACCGTCATCGAACTCCCCACCCGACCCGCCGCCGCGAGCGTCGACGGCGCGGGGACGGGCCCGCTCGCAGCCGTGGTCGCTCATCACCGTGCCGATGTTGCCGTGGCCCGCCGTGACCTGGCCGCCTACCAAGCCCTCGCCGCCGGACGGGGACGGGCGTGA
- the pseI gene encoding pseudaminic acid synthase codes for MLDEIRIGGTLIGPGHEPFIIAEMSGNHDGSLDKALAIVDMAADAGAHAIKLQTYTADTITLDVDSPDFRLKDDHELWGGRRLYDLYEEAHTPWEWHQPIFDRAAERGLLAFSSPFDPTAVEFLESLGVPAYKIASSEIVDLPLVRRAAVCGKPIIISTGMASLGEINAAVEAARSVGNEQIIVLSCTTSYPADPRDSNLRGIPVMRDAFGTMIGLSDHTLGIGAAVASVALGAVLVEKHVTTDRASGGVDSAFSLEGPELAALVRETRTAWQAMGEPVIGARDAEAEGLRFRRSLYVTRDVKAGEPVGPDNVRSVRPALGLAPDLYSVVEGRTFRRDVARGTALSWDLI; via the coding sequence ATGCTCGACGAGATCCGCATCGGCGGTACCCTGATCGGCCCCGGGCACGAGCCGTTCATCATCGCCGAGATGTCCGGCAACCACGACGGCTCGCTGGACAAGGCTCTGGCCATCGTCGACATGGCCGCCGACGCTGGCGCTCACGCGATCAAGCTGCAGACCTACACCGCCGACACCATCACCCTCGACGTCGACAGCCCGGACTTCCGGCTGAAGGACGACCACGAACTGTGGGGCGGCCGGCGCCTCTACGACCTGTACGAGGAGGCGCACACCCCCTGGGAGTGGCACCAGCCGATCTTCGACCGGGCCGCCGAGCGGGGACTGCTCGCCTTCTCCAGCCCGTTCGACCCGACCGCTGTCGAGTTCCTCGAGTCGCTCGGAGTGCCGGCGTACAAGATCGCCTCCTCCGAGATCGTCGACCTGCCGCTGGTCCGCCGAGCGGCGGTGTGCGGCAAGCCGATCATCATCTCCACCGGGATGGCCTCGCTCGGCGAGATCAACGCCGCCGTGGAGGCCGCCCGCTCGGTCGGCAACGAGCAGATCATCGTGCTGTCGTGCACCACCTCCTACCCGGCCGACCCCCGGGACTCGAACCTGCGCGGCATCCCGGTGATGCGCGACGCGTTCGGGACGATGATCGGGCTGTCCGACCACACCCTCGGCATCGGGGCGGCCGTCGCCTCCGTCGCGCTCGGCGCGGTGCTGGTCGAGAAGCACGTCACGACCGACCGCGCCTCCGGCGGGGTGGACTCGGCCTTCTCCCTGGAGGGGCCGGAGCTCGCCGCCCTGGTCCGGGAGACCCGGACCGCCTGGCAGGCGATGGGTGAGCCGGTGATCGGCGCCCGCGACGCCGAGGCCGAGGGCCTGCGCTTCCGCCGCTCGCTCTACGTCACCCGCGACGTCAAGGCCGGGGAGCCTGTCGGCCCGGACAACGTACGCTCCGTCCGGCCTGCGCTCGGCCTGGCGCCCGACCTGTACTCCGTCGTCGAGGGGCGTACGTTCCGCCGCGATGTCGCCCGGGGCACCGCGCTGTCCTGGGACCTGATCTGA
- a CDS encoding ANL family adenylate-forming protein, whose translation MATGASRTVAGATNRIVSRGFTGSWADLDGYPLPPAAAVFVHDHAEAVRAVWTHATTDRETLVASLTRADDSLITDLESAGLAIARAEGAEVALLPAAVERAAHSGRIWLLTSGSTGRPKRVAHTLDSLTTVKGDQPARTWLCPYTPGAYAWWQLVTLSLAHPGNDLVFVEPDQLEDWPQLALEHGVTAVSGTPTFWRQALVRAGDTMARLPLEQITLGGEPVDQAVLDRLHTVYPEARISWIYASSEAGAAIAVHDGRAGFPVEWLDRDTESRPRLSVVDDELVIRSPFRAEGMDPDLRTGDRVEIRDGRVLIIGRLASDEINVGGSKASAAVVRTVLLDHPAVAWAAVKGRRAPIVGQMVTAEVVLAPGADASTEDLATWCAARLPEYAVPRRLRILPQIPIKESLKSDV comes from the coding sequence ATGGCCACCGGGGCCTCGCGGACGGTCGCCGGCGCCACGAACCGGATCGTCTCCCGCGGCTTCACCGGCAGCTGGGCGGACCTCGACGGCTATCCGCTGCCGCCGGCTGCCGCGGTCTTCGTCCACGACCACGCCGAGGCCGTCCGCGCCGTCTGGACCCACGCCACCACCGACCGGGAGACCCTGGTCGCCTCCCTGACCCGGGCCGACGACAGCCTGATCACCGACCTGGAGTCCGCCGGGCTCGCCATCGCCCGGGCCGAGGGCGCCGAGGTCGCGTTGCTGCCCGCCGCGGTCGAACGGGCCGCCCACTCCGGCCGGATCTGGCTGCTCACCTCGGGCTCCACCGGGCGGCCGAAGCGGGTCGCCCACACCCTCGACTCACTCACCACCGTCAAGGGCGACCAGCCCGCCCGCACCTGGCTGTGCCCCTACACCCCGGGGGCGTACGCGTGGTGGCAGCTGGTCACCCTGTCCCTCGCCCATCCCGGCAACGACCTCGTCTTCGTCGAGCCCGACCAGCTCGAGGACTGGCCGCAGTTGGCCCTCGAGCACGGCGTCACCGCCGTCTCCGGGACACCGACCTTCTGGCGCCAGGCTCTGGTCCGCGCCGGGGACACCATGGCGCGGCTGCCGCTGGAACAGATCACCCTCGGCGGTGAGCCGGTGGACCAGGCCGTCCTCGATCGGCTGCACACCGTCTACCCCGAGGCCCGGATCTCGTGGATCTACGCCTCCTCCGAGGCCGGCGCGGCGATCGCCGTCCACGACGGCCGGGCCGGGTTCCCGGTGGAATGGCTCGACCGTGACACCGAGAGCCGCCCCCGCCTCAGCGTCGTCGACGACGAACTCGTGATCCGTTCCCCGTTCCGGGCCGAGGGGATGGACCCCGATCTGCGTACCGGGGACCGGGTGGAGATCCGCGACGGCCGGGTGCTCATCATCGGCCGGCTGGCGTCGGACGAGATCAACGTCGGCGGGTCCAAGGCCTCCGCCGCCGTGGTACGTACCGTGCTCCTCGACCATCCGGCGGTCGCCTGGGCGGCGGTGAAGGGCCGCCGGGCCCCGATCGTCGGGCAGATGGTGACCGCGGAGGTCGTCCTCGCGCCCGGTGCCGACGCCTCGACCGAGGACCTGGCCAC
- the mptB gene encoding polyprenol phosphomannose-dependent alpha 1,6 mannosyltransferase MptB, which translates to MTLAVSTVRTAGTQGYHLPLAIRLVQEWLGRGLDIALMLSGGLLLTLAWIQARPRRGEPAHSALRQSLLTAVAWSLPLVVGLPFGSTDAHAYLDQGWQLAHGMNPYRVGLGTDGGPLAAYVDPTWVGTTTVYPPLSLRWSQLAVWVGQEHPYGSIVALHVLDLIVLLIGGWALARLAADIGRDVRTALWWYLNPLTILAGIAGLHHEVLMTTLVLVGLMLARTRYGLVTGTAVVAVATAVKQPAVLVLPALVLASVPAVEAARGGVRLWGRIAARAGVAAVSLVATFLAMTAAAGLGSGWIHALRVPGSVLSLSPTALLGDVAGFLSRLHGHPLPEGAANGPVARVLVPVVALGLIVMIARLAPHGWPTLAWVGPLAFALASPTLWPWYLIPIPVMFGLERLSPDGVRRRIAFVVAVAFVQLVIEETDFQLYGSLAMALALAAATLLYTRRHPALARSLAAGPQGPVRSVEWARHPSDPQEAESMSRLSRDQIRTMMAEVLANQGKTLPADDTAALDAIGFRSLDFSELALSVEDELGTELNFDAPGLRSITTVSDVLDFIEQLQDA; encoded by the coding sequence GTGACCCTGGCCGTCAGCACGGTGCGTACAGCCGGGACCCAGGGCTACCACCTGCCCCTGGCCATCCGGCTCGTCCAGGAGTGGCTGGGCCGTGGCCTCGACATCGCCCTGATGCTGTCGGGTGGTCTCCTGCTGACGCTGGCCTGGATCCAGGCGCGCCCCCGTCGGGGGGAACCGGCGCACTCCGCCCTGCGACAGAGCCTGCTCACCGCGGTCGCCTGGAGCCTCCCGCTGGTCGTCGGGCTGCCATTCGGCAGCACCGACGCCCACGCCTACCTGGACCAGGGGTGGCAGCTGGCCCATGGAATGAACCCCTACCGGGTCGGCCTCGGCACCGACGGTGGCCCGCTCGCGGCGTACGTCGACCCCACCTGGGTCGGCACCACGACCGTGTATCCCCCGCTGTCCCTGCGCTGGTCCCAACTGGCGGTCTGGGTGGGGCAGGAGCACCCGTACGGGTCGATCGTCGCACTGCACGTGCTGGACCTGATCGTCCTGCTGATCGGTGGCTGGGCGCTGGCACGCCTCGCGGCTGACATCGGCCGTGACGTCCGTACGGCTCTCTGGTGGTATCTCAACCCGCTGACGATCCTCGCCGGCATAGCCGGTCTGCACCACGAGGTCCTGATGACCACGCTCGTCCTGGTGGGCCTGATGCTGGCGCGGACCCGCTATGGCCTGGTCACCGGCACCGCGGTGGTGGCGGTGGCCACGGCCGTGAAGCAGCCCGCGGTCCTCGTGCTGCCGGCCTTGGTCCTCGCCTCCGTCCCCGCCGTCGAGGCCGCGCGAGGCGGCGTCCGGCTGTGGGGCCGGATCGCCGCCCGCGCCGGGGTCGCCGCCGTGAGCCTCGTGGCGACGTTCCTCGCCATGACCGCCGCCGCGGGCCTGGGGAGCGGCTGGATCCACGCGCTGAGAGTCCCCGGGAGTGTCCTCAGCCTTTCCCCCACCGCGCTCCTTGGGGATGTGGCCGGCTTCCTGTCCCGTCTGCACGGCCATCCGCTCCCGGAAGGCGCGGCGAACGGACCGGTGGCCAGGGTCCTCGTCCCGGTGGTCGCGCTCGGACTCATCGTCATGATCGCCCGCCTCGCGCCGCACGGCTGGCCCACCCTGGCCTGGGTCGGGCCTCTCGCGTTCGCGCTCGCCTCCCCGACCCTCTGGCCGTGGTACCTCATCCCGATCCCGGTCATGTTCGGTCTCGAGCGGCTCAGCCCCGACGGCGTCCGTCGCCGGATCGCCTTCGTCGTCGCCGTGGCCTTCGTCCAGTTGGTGATCGAGGAGACGGACTTCCAGCTGTACGGCAGCCTTGCGATGGCGCTGGCCCTGGCGGCGGCCACGCTCCTCTACACCCGGCGCCATCCAGCCCTGGCCCGGTCGCTCGCCGCCGGACCCCAGGGCCCGGTCCGCTCGGTAGAGTGGGCGCGTCATCCGTCCGACCCCCAGGAAGCCGAGAGCATGAGCCGACTCAGCCGCGACCAGATCCGCACCATGATGGCCGAGGTGCTCGCGAACCAGGGCAAGACGCTGCCCGCCGATGACACCGCCGCCCTGGACGCGATCGGGTTCCGGTCCCTCGACTTCTCCGAGTTGGCCCTGTCGGTCGAGGACGAGTTGGGCACCGAGCTCAACTTCGACGCCCCGGGCCTGCGATCGATCACGACGGTCTCCGACGTCCTGGACTTCATCGAGCAGTTGCAGGACGCCTGA
- the mptB gene encoding polyprenol phosphomannose-dependent alpha 1,6 mannosyltransferase MptB — MTSPHTTVPAGGPETPDTDARAVPNGRFGQLVARLGPTVQRPGTMVGFLATLGLALSALMPKESREYNLPLIFGFIRDWMNRGVGVAFMVSGGILLALAWIQIRPRPHHPADRPLRQALITACIWSLPLVFSLPFASLDGYAYLDQGWQLSHGMSPYVTGLSIGGGPFADHVSAVWVGTTTIYPPLGLRFAQLAVLIGGSHPYWSLVVLHLLDLAALMTGAWATKRLAAGMGRDVGKALWWYFNPLMILSGVAGLHNELLMTAFIMLGLMLARTRFGLVTGSIAIGFAAAVKQPAVVVLPALVVATLPASIALGPRARAWLDIAWRALVSAVSVAATFVLITWASGLGFGWLSALRVPGMSFTLSPTAIIAQVVGFFFRHATGTKLLSDTVTGPVGMVVAPIVAVWFIVEIVRLTPHRWPTLAWVGTLAFGLASPTLWPWYLIPIPVMFGLERLDYDDVRRRIAFVLGISFAQVVIEYTGFQKYGTLAAALILAASWLYFSRLHPGIARSLADRSPGPARLADPDPGELRAQT; from the coding sequence ATGACGTCACCCCACACGACGGTGCCCGCCGGAGGTCCTGAGACCCCCGACACCGACGCCAGGGCCGTTCCGAACGGCCGTTTCGGCCAGCTCGTCGCGAGGCTCGGTCCCACAGTCCAGCGCCCGGGCACCATGGTCGGCTTCCTCGCCACCCTGGGGCTGGCGCTCAGCGCGCTGATGCCCAAGGAGAGTCGGGAGTACAACCTGCCGTTGATCTTCGGCTTCATCCGCGACTGGATGAACCGCGGCGTCGGCGTCGCGTTCATGGTCTCCGGAGGGATCCTGCTGGCCCTGGCCTGGATCCAGATCCGGCCCCGCCCGCACCATCCCGCCGACCGGCCACTGCGGCAGGCGCTGATCACCGCCTGCATCTGGTCGCTCCCCCTCGTCTTCTCGCTGCCCTTCGCCAGTCTGGACGGGTACGCCTACCTGGACCAGGGGTGGCAGCTGAGCCACGGCATGAGCCCCTACGTCACCGGTCTCAGCATCGGCGGCGGCCCCTTCGCGGACCACGTCTCCGCGGTCTGGGTAGGGACGACGACCATCTATCCCCCGCTGGGCCTGCGCTTCGCCCAACTGGCCGTGCTCATCGGCGGCTCCCACCCGTACTGGTCGCTGGTCGTGCTGCACCTCCTCGACCTGGCCGCCCTCATGACAGGCGCCTGGGCCACGAAGCGGCTCGCGGCCGGCATGGGCCGTGACGTGGGCAAGGCCCTCTGGTGGTACTTCAACCCGCTGATGATCCTCTCCGGCGTAGCGGGTCTCCACAACGAGCTCCTGATGACCGCGTTCATCATGCTGGGCCTGATGCTGGCGCGGACGAGGTTCGGACTGGTGACAGGCAGCATCGCCATCGGCTTCGCGGCGGCGGTGAAGCAACCGGCGGTGGTCGTCCTTCCGGCGCTCGTCGTGGCCACGCTACCCGCGTCGATCGCCCTGGGTCCCCGCGCACGGGCCTGGCTCGACATCGCCTGGCGCGCCCTCGTGTCGGCCGTCAGTGTCGCGGCGACCTTCGTCCTCATCACCTGGGCATCAGGACTGGGCTTCGGCTGGCTCTCGGCCCTGAGAGTGCCGGGGATGAGCTTCACCCTCTCGCCCACCGCGATCATCGCGCAGGTGGTCGGGTTCTTCTTCCGCCACGCGACGGGCACCAAGCTCCTCTCCGATACCGTCACCGGTCCCGTGGGCATGGTGGTGGCGCCGATCGTGGCCGTCTGGTTCATCGTCGAGATCGTCCGGCTCACGCCGCATCGCTGGCCGACCCTCGCATGGGTGGGCACGCTGGCGTTCGGGCTGGCCTCCCCCACCCTGTGGCCGTGGTACCTCATCCCCATTCCGGTGATGTTCGGCCTGGAGCGCCTGGACTACGACGACGTGCGGCGCCGGATCGCCTTCGTCCTGGGCATCTCCTTCGCCCAAGTGGTGATCGAGTACACCGGCTTCCAGAAGTACGGCACCCTCGCCGCCGCGCTCATCCTGGCCGCCTCGTGGCTGTACTTCTCCCGGCTGCACCCCGGCATCGCCCGCTCGCTGGCCGATCGCTCCCCCGGCCCCGCCCGGCTGGCAGATCCCGACCCCGGGGAGCTCCGCGCGCAGACGTAG
- a CDS encoding glycosyltransferase, whose product MSEQPLLSVVVPFYNVQDYIGPCLESLRVQTLTDLEVILVDDGSRDGSLAVAEAYVARDPRFRLVRQDNAGLGPARNTGTAHATGRYLTFVDSDDLVAPRAYSRLVGSLEQTGSDFAAGNAYRFSAARGVYQSWTHEIPFATTRLATTIDAFPELMRDRMVWNKVYRRSFWDTEGFAFPAIRYEDYPVTLPAYLRARSVDVLADHVYYWRDRESGDSITQQTFRLDNVRDRVASALLVLDGLDRTGNHDEVRRRVHAYLVDVDLVALAEALLAAPAVDQSALKDLATTLADRLDPAADRRAAPLAAQLHRSLRARDWAMVRALAHRRAGAGVPTLLGDVVAMMPQGVGRLPALARAVAPRTRPQHPLRRRLRSTLVAAEWQGDTLHLTVDSRLRGRWAARATPGRRSDPGPPHPGPPDPDRRPEDRRPGSSKSPRG is encoded by the coding sequence GTGTCCGAGCAACCCCTGCTGAGCGTTGTCGTGCCCTTCTACAACGTCCAGGACTACATCGGCCCTTGCCTGGAGTCGTTGCGGGTGCAGACGCTGACCGACCTCGAGGTGATCCTCGTCGACGACGGCTCCCGCGACGGGTCGCTCGCGGTGGCCGAGGCGTACGTGGCGCGTGACCCGCGCTTCCGGCTCGTCCGTCAGGACAACGCCGGCCTGGGCCCCGCCCGCAACACCGGGACCGCCCACGCCACCGGCCGCTACCTGACCTTCGTCGACAGCGACGACCTCGTCGCCCCGCGGGCCTACTCACGGCTCGTCGGCTCGCTGGAGCAGACCGGCTCGGACTTCGCCGCCGGCAACGCGTACCGGTTCAGCGCGGCCCGGGGGGTGTACCAGTCCTGGACGCATGAGATCCCGTTCGCCACCACCCGGCTCGCGACCACCATCGACGCGTTCCCCGAGCTGATGCGCGATCGGATGGTGTGGAACAAGGTCTACCGGCGCAGCTTCTGGGACACCGAGGGGTTCGCGTTCCCCGCGATCCGCTACGAGGACTACCCGGTCACCCTGCCCGCGTACCTGCGGGCCCGGTCGGTGGACGTCCTCGCCGACCACGTCTACTACTGGCGCGACCGCGAATCCGGCGACTCCATCACCCAACAGACGTTCCGGCTCGACAACGTCCGTGACCGGGTGGCCTCGGCCCTGCTGGTGCTCGACGGGCTGGATCGTACGGGGAACCACGACGAGGTCCGCCGGCGTGTCCACGCCTACCTCGTCGACGTCGACCTGGTGGCGCTCGCCGAGGCGCTCCTCGCCGCACCGGCCGTCGACCAGTCCGCACTGAAGGACCTCGCCACCACGCTGGCCGACCGCCTCGACCCCGCCGCCGACCGGCGCGCGGCCCCGCTCGCCGCCCAGCTGCACCGGTCGCTACGGGCCCGCGACTGGGCCATGGTCAGGGCTCTGGCGCACCGCCGGGCCGGTGCCGGGGTCCCTACGCTCCTGGGTGACGTCGTGGCGATGATGCCCCAAGGGGTGGGCCGGTTGCCGGCGCTCGCCCGGGCCGTGGCCCCGCGCACCCGGCCGCAGCACCCGCTGCGCCGCCGGCTGCGCTCAACTCTGGTCGCTGCGGAATGGCAGGGGGACACCCTCCACCTCACCGTCGACTCCCGGCTGCGGGGGCGCTGGGCCGCCCGGGCCACCCCCGGGCGACGCTCGGATCCGGGGCCACCGCATCCGGGTCCGCCGGATCCGGATCGACGACCCGAGGACCGAAGGCCGGGATCCTCGAAATCTCCGCGCGGGTGA
- a CDS encoding GNAT family N-acetyltransferase, producing MLRPATDEDRERVRVWRNHPAVRAVSLTRHEIGPDEHAAWWARVQGDPTRAVLIYERGGIPAGVVSLWDIDREASALWWGYYLDNEGLTARGELLPAWIQIQRDAVKYVDAMGIATMDAEVLDVNEGVRSFNTRQGFADVETYERDIDGSPTLVHHVRRTRQPASSPIASSQPASAQPEEK from the coding sequence ATGCTGCGTCCCGCCACCGACGAGGACCGCGAGCGCGTCCGGGTGTGGCGTAACCACCCCGCCGTCCGTGCCGTCTCGCTGACCCGGCACGAGATCGGACCCGACGAGCACGCCGCCTGGTGGGCGCGGGTGCAGGGCGACCCGACCCGTGCGGTGCTGATCTATGAACGCGGCGGGATCCCCGCCGGGGTCGTCTCGCTATGGGACATCGACCGCGAGGCCTCCGCGCTGTGGTGGGGCTACTACCTGGACAACGAGGGCCTCACCGCGCGTGGCGAACTCCTGCCCGCCTGGATCCAGATCCAGCGCGACGCGGTGAAGTACGTCGACGCCATGGGCATCGCCACGATGGACGCCGAGGTGCTCGACGTCAACGAGGGCGTCCGCTCGTTCAACACCCGCCAGGGTTTCGCGGACGTGGAGACGTACGAACGCGACATCGACGGCAGCCCCACCCTGGTCCACCACGTCCGCCGCACCCGGCAGCCCGCATCCAGCCCCATCGCGTCCAGCCAGCCCGCATCCGCCCAGCCCGAGGAGAAGTGA